A genomic segment from Helicobacter sp. NHP19-012 encodes:
- the mqnP gene encoding menaquinone biosynthesis prenyltransferase MqnP: MLEKLKLLGYLVAIEHTIFSGMFILIALVVAGLQAHLGFVEGVQTLFLCALALLFARNFAMGFNRLADRKFDIKNERTKNRPSVDGRISLTTLRVFCVANALGFVGVSYAINALAFKLSLPFLAILAGYSYMKRFSYLAHLVLGVCLGLAPIAGVVAVLGTIPLWSLWLALGVAFWVAGFDLLYSLQDMEFDKQEGLYSVPAIFGAQTTLWVSRACHILAVLFWALFAKSAHLGGVAWLGVGVCLMILIYEQWLVLKDFRNIPKAFFVTNGYLGVVFLGFIVVDRGLAWI, from the coding sequence ATGTTAGAAAAGCTCAAGCTTTTAGGCTATTTGGTGGCGATCGAGCACACCATATTTTCAGGTATGTTTATTTTAATCGCCCTTGTGGTGGCGGGCTTGCAGGCGCATTTGGGCTTTGTTGAGGGCGTGCAGACTTTGTTTCTATGCGCTTTGGCCTTGCTCTTTGCGCGCAACTTTGCCATGGGCTTTAACCGCTTAGCCGATCGCAAATTCGACATTAAAAACGAGCGCACCAAGAACCGCCCGAGCGTGGATGGGCGCATTTCGCTCACCACTTTGCGGGTGTTTTGTGTGGCAAATGCTTTAGGCTTTGTGGGTGTGAGCTATGCCATCAATGCCCTTGCCTTTAAACTCTCCCTGCCCTTTTTGGCGATTTTAGCGGGCTATTCTTACATGAAACGCTTTAGCTATTTGGCGCATTTAGTGCTGGGCGTGTGCTTGGGGCTTGCGCCCATTGCGGGCGTGGTGGCGGTGCTAGGCACAATTCCGCTTTGGAGCTTGTGGCTGGCTTTGGGGGTGGCGTTTTGGGTGGCGGGTTTTGACTTGCTCTACTCCCTGCAAGACATGGAGTTTGACAAACAAGAGGGGCTTTACTCGGTGCCCGCAATCTTTGGCGCACAAACCACGCTGTGGGTGTCTAGGGCGTGCCACATTTTAGCCGTGCTCTTTTGGGCTCTCTTTGCCAAAAGCGCGCACTTAGGGGGCGTGGCTTGGCTAGGTGTAGGCGTGTGCCTTATGATTTTGATTTACGAGCAGTGGCTAGTGCTCAAAGACTTTAGGAATATCCCCAAGGCGTTTTTTGTGACGAATGGGTATTTGGGGGTGGTGTTTTTGGGTTTTATCGTCGTGGATAGGGGCTTGGCTTGGATTTAG
- the hemL gene encoding glutamate-1-semialdehyde 2,1-aminomutase, translated as MTKKELEHPLLHSINDFNEAKQVIVGGVNSPVRAFKSVGGVPPFIFKGRGFSLFDVDGNTYVDFVQSWGPLLFGHADPEIEEQVINTLQKGLSFGAPTELETTLAKKIVVGYEGVEKVRLVSSGTEATMSAIRLARAFSGKDDILKFEGCYHGHSDSLLVSAGSGCATFGNPSSLGVPHDFSKHTLVARYNDLDSVRACFEAGNVGCVIIEPIAGNMGLVPATLEFLQGLQELCKERGAVLIFDEVMSGFRASASGSQGLHHLVPDLVTFGKVIGGGLPLACFGGRQDIMDLLAPVGGVYQAGTLSGNPVAVAAGIVALEKIKRQPKLYERLEKLANQFCEGLRQAAHACGFALQTCVRGSMFGFFFSQKQVSNFEDAKQSNTALYAQFHQKMLQKGVYLPASAFETSFICSPMDAPIIEACLGKAQASFYELQHGV; from the coding sequence ATGACGAAAAAAGAGTTGGAGCACCCGCTCTTGCACAGCATCAACGATTTTAACGAAGCCAAACAGGTGATTGTGGGAGGGGTGAACTCCCCCGTGCGGGCGTTTAAGAGTGTCGGGGGCGTGCCCCCCTTTATCTTTAAGGGGCGAGGGTTCTCCCTCTTTGATGTGGATGGCAACACCTATGTGGATTTCGTGCAGAGTTGGGGGCCCCTGCTCTTTGGGCATGCCGACCCTGAAATTGAAGAGCAAGTCATTAATACGCTGCAAAAGGGCTTAAGCTTTGGTGCGCCCACTGAGCTAGAAACCACTTTGGCAAAAAAGATTGTGGTGGGCTATGAGGGCGTGGAGAAGGTGCGCTTAGTTAGCAGCGGCACAGAAGCCACGATGAGCGCGATCCGCCTCGCAAGGGCATTTAGCGGTAAGGACGACATTTTAAAGTTTGAGGGCTGTTACCACGGGCACAGCGACAGCTTGCTGGTGAGCGCAGGCAGTGGATGCGCTACCTTTGGCAACCCTTCATCTTTAGGCGTGCCCCACGACTTTAGCAAACACACCCTAGTCGCCCGCTACAACGATTTAGACTCGGTTAGGGCGTGCTTTGAGGCGGGCAATGTGGGCTGTGTGATCATTGAGCCCATTGCGGGCAATATGGGGCTTGTGCCCGCTACGCTCGAGTTTTTACAAGGCTTGCAAGAGCTTTGCAAAGAGAGGGGGGCGGTGTTGATCTTTGATGAGGTGATGAGCGGCTTTAGGGCGAGTGCCAGTGGTTCGCAGGGCTTGCACCATTTAGTCCCCGACTTGGTAACTTTTGGCAAGGTCATTGGGGGCGGACTACCCCTAGCCTGCTTTGGCGGACGGCAAGACATCATGGACTTGCTCGCCCCTGTGGGTGGGGTGTATCAAGCCGGGACTTTAAGCGGCAATCCCGTAGCGGTGGCAGCAGGTATTGTGGCGTTGGAGAAAATCAAACGACAGCCCAAGCTGTATGAACGCCTAGAGAAGCTAGCTAATCAGTTTTGCGAAGGGCTAAGACAAGCGGCACACGCTTGCGGTTTTGCTTTGCAAACCTGCGTTAGGGGGAGTATGTTTGGATTTTTCTTTAGCCAAAAGCAAGTGTCAAACTTTGAAGATGCTAAGCAGTCTAACACTGCCCTTTATGCGCAGTTTCACCAAAAAATGCTACAAAAGGGCGTGTATCTGCCCGCCTCCGCCTTTGAAACAAGCTTCATCTGTAGCCCGATGGACGCACCCATCATTGAAGCCTGCTTAGGCAAGGCGCAAGCAAGTTTTTATGAGCTCCAACACGGAGTCTAA
- a CDS encoding KH domain-containing protein has product MPEPQDDLENLVEESHPQESPQIDTEQAPTNPKEAPNPQENQGYPIEIFVAEYCKKIVTYPQVLQVQVRLIEPGVKEVCIHANPLDMGRVIGKDGKMVSALKAFISGVKAKDGFSYKIVVVAAKNPYVL; this is encoded by the coding sequence ATGCCAGAGCCACAAGACGATTTAGAAAACCTTGTGGAGGAGAGCCACCCCCAAGAATCCCCCCAAATAGACACAGAGCAAGCCCCAACAAACCCTAAAGAAGCCCCCAACCCCCAAGAAAACCAAGGTTACCCCATTGAGATTTTTGTCGCCGAGTATTGTAAAAAGATTGTAACCTACCCGCAGGTCTTGCAGGTGCAGGTGCGCCTCATCGAGCCGGGGGTTAAGGAGGTTTGTATCCACGCCAATCCGCTGGACATGGGGCGGGTGATCGGCAAGGATGGCAAAATGGTGAGCGCGCTCAAAGCCTTTATCTCTGGGGTCAAGGCAAAGGATGGCTTTAGCTATAAAATCGTGGTCGTGGCAGCTAAAAACCCCTATGTGCTCTAA
- a CDS encoding AtpZ/AtpI family protein, whose protein sequence is MSSNTESKPKFKPVVEGANALSLGISIVVALLLGIGAGYGLVKLTGVSWLFWLGVAWGVGAAILNVYKAYKQAKKELDELANDPKYKPLT, encoded by the coding sequence ATGAGCTCCAACACGGAGTCTAAACCCAAATTTAAACCCGTGGTGGAGGGGGCGAACGCCTTGAGCCTTGGCATTTCTATTGTTGTGGCTCTCTTGCTTGGCATTGGGGCAGGCTATGGCTTGGTGAAACTAACGGGCGTTTCTTGGCTCTTTTGGCTAGGCGTGGCTTGGGGCGTGGGGGCTGCGATTTTAAATGTCTACAAAGCCTACAAACAAGCTAAAAAAGAGCTAGACGAGCTGGCAAACGACCCTAAATACAAACCCCTAACCTGA
- a CDS encoding phosphatidylserine decarboxylase, which yields MAQSNTLSKLFGKFSRCAFIPPVQWLINSIYVRLFNIDLGGFAPLKSYPTLNALFIRALATPRPIDANPNVLIAPCDSTISTCGAVQDNLALQIKGMSYRVNELLGKGEQLENYSYCNFYLSPKDYHRFHAPCDLEITEVRHFCGELLPVNTPALKKHQKLFIRNERVVVVAKDSRGQVLYFVAVGALNVGQIVLNFDMHIHTNAKIHKKPQIYTYNPPIALKKGAELGRFEMGSTIVLFVPHVALNASMGQKVLFSTPIGALHG from the coding sequence GTGGCACAGAGCAACACCCTTTCAAAACTCTTTGGCAAGTTTTCTAGGTGCGCTTTCATCCCCCCCGTTCAATGGCTCATCAATTCTATTTATGTCCGCCTTTTTAACATCGATTTAGGCGGCTTTGCCCCCCTTAAAAGCTACCCCACTTTAAACGCCCTTTTTATAAGGGCTTTAGCCACCCCCCGCCCCATTGACGCTAACCCCAATGTCCTCATCGCCCCTTGCGACAGCACCATCAGCACTTGCGGGGCGGTGCAAGACAATTTAGCCCTACAGATTAAGGGCATGAGCTATCGGGTTAATGAACTACTGGGCAAGGGAGAGCAATTAGAAAACTACAGCTATTGCAACTTCTATTTATCGCCCAAAGATTACCACCGCTTCCACGCCCCTTGTGATTTAGAAATTACAGAGGTGCGCCACTTTTGCGGAGAGCTTTTGCCCGTAAATACCCCCGCCTTAAAGAAACACCAAAAGCTCTTCATCCGCAACGAACGGGTGGTGGTGGTGGCTAAAGACTCTAGGGGGCAGGTTTTATACTTCGTGGCGGTGGGCGCACTCAATGTGGGGCAGATTGTGTTGAATTTTGACATGCACATCCACACCAACGCCAAAATACACAAGAAGCCCCAAATCTACACCTACAACCCCCCCATTGCGCTTAAAAAGGGCGCAGAATTGGGGCGTTTTGAAATGGGCTCTACGATTGTGCTCTTTGTGCCTCATGTGGCGTTAAACGCAAGTATGGGGCAAAAGGTGCTCTTCTCCACGCCCATAGGCGCACTGCATGGGTAG
- a CDS encoding thiamine-phosphate kinase: MDLETSFLNTLAQSGVVWGLGDDAVLLDTSKALYMLDMFSEGVHFKRGWLSYTQIGYKAMCVNISDAIAMAACPKYALLGVQLARGCKLAEMRQLVAGIARACQEFKIKIVGGDTTLGAHLSLSVTLIAKSAKPLERIKIRPRDLLVHTGTLGQSDKDLRALLRGGRVSPKSKFARPNLQNLLPFILSARPFVHAGLDISDGLLAECNRLSKLNKLACKLYKPHNKAYLSGEEYELLLSVPPRHKLTLMRRAKQHRVRLNFVGVVAYGLSHYRPKIWHA, translated from the coding sequence GTGGATTTAGAAACAAGCTTTTTAAACACCCTTGCGCAAAGCGGGGTGGTGTGGGGGCTGGGCGATGACGCGGTGTTGTTAGATACCTCTAAAGCCCTTTACATGCTCGACATGTTTAGCGAGGGGGTGCATTTTAAACGGGGGTGGTTAAGTTACACCCAAATCGGGTATAAAGCCATGTGTGTGAATATCTCGGATGCCATTGCCATGGCAGCTTGCCCTAAATACGCTTTGCTGGGCGTGCAACTTGCTAGGGGGTGCAAGTTAGCCGAGATGAGGCAACTAGTCGCAGGGATAGCTCGGGCGTGTCAAGAGTTTAAGATTAAAATTGTGGGCGGGGACACCACGCTGGGGGCGCATTTGAGCCTAAGCGTTACTTTAATCGCTAAGAGTGCCAAGCCTTTAGAGCGCATTAAAATACGCCCTAGGGATTTATTGGTGCATACGGGCACACTTGGGCAAAGCGATAAGGACTTAAGGGCTCTTTTAAGGGGGGGCAGGGTGTCGCCTAAATCCAAATTTGCCCGCCCAAATCTACAAAACCTCCTGCCCTTCATTTTAAGCGCGCGCCCCTTCGTGCATGCCGGGCTTGACATTTCAGACGGGCTTTTAGCCGAGTGCAACCGCTTATCCAAACTGAATAAATTAGCATGCAAACTATATAAACCCCACAACAAAGCCTATTTGAGCGGAGAGGAGTATGAACTGCTCTTAAGCGTGCCCCCTAGGCACAAGCTGACCTTAATGAGACGCGCTAAGCAACACCGCGTGCGGCTAAACTTTGTGGGGGTAGTGGCTTATGGGCTTTCACATTACCGCCCTAAGATTTGGCACGCCTAA
- the rplS gene encoding 50S ribosomal protein L19: MKNRYLQSFEDAQIKAQPPHFKAGDTLRLGIRIQEGDKMRTQNFEGVCIALRGNGVGKTFCVRKIGANGVGVERIFPLYSASLVSIEVLRVGRVRRAKLYYLRHKKGKAARIREVRKPA, encoded by the coding sequence ATGAAAAACCGCTATTTGCAATCCTTTGAGGACGCTCAAATCAAGGCACAACCCCCCCACTTTAAAGCCGGCGACACTCTGCGTCTTGGCATCCGTATCCAAGAGGGCGATAAAATGCGTACCCAAAACTTTGAGGGCGTTTGCATCGCCTTAAGGGGTAATGGGGTCGGCAAGACCTTTTGCGTCCGTAAAATCGGTGCGAACGGCGTGGGCGTGGAGCGGATTTTTCCTCTTTACTCGGCAAGTTTAGTGAGCATTGAGGTTTTAAGGGTGGGGCGGGTGCGCCGCGCCAAACTCTACTACTTGCGCCACAAAAAGGGCAAAGCTGCGCGCATTAGGGAAGTGCGTAAGCCAGCTTAA
- a CDS encoding helix-turn-helix domain-containing protein, with amino-acid sequence MDLSFNEVLWIAGGGVVLVFVCLVTYSHLKDKEFASKTKQLEKALDTINQEIYKIRKWIQENEMQAEFNASNISTNVKNEVNTNLNTNLTNLYNHLQEIQDTMHKDRDYLEEKIIVLENKFKELGHFTPGSDDIDEKRVIQLFQEGHSIDSIAKELRISKGQIEFVLKLADLQ; translated from the coding sequence ATGGACTTGAGCTTTAATGAAGTTCTGTGGATTGCGGGGGGAGGGGTGGTTTTGGTGTTTGTGTGTTTGGTCACCTACAGCCACTTGAAAGACAAAGAGTTTGCGAGCAAAACCAAGCAACTCGAAAAAGCCCTAGACACCATCAACCAAGAGATTTACAAAATCCGCAAGTGGATACAAGAAAACGAAATGCAAGCCGAGTTTAACGCCTCCAACATCAGCACCAATGTTAAAAACGAGGTCAACACGAACTTAAACACGAACCTAACTAATCTCTACAACCATTTGCAAGAAATTCAAGACACCATGCACAAGGATAGGGACTATTTGGAGGAAAAAATCATCGTGCTGGAGAATAAATTTAAAGAGCTCGGGCACTTCACCCCGGGCAGCGATGACATTGACGAAAAGCGGGTCATTCAGCTTTTTCAAGAGGGGCATAGCATCGACTCCATCGCCAAAGAATTGCGCATCAGCAAGGGGCAGATTGAGTTTGTATTGAAATTGGCGGATTTGCAATAG
- a CDS encoding NAD(P)-dependent alcohol dehydrogenase, with translation MSARIEAKGFAIHSKEGKFAEHHFTRHAVGEKDVLIDIHYCGICHSDIHSAYSEWHDGIYPMIPGHEIAGVVKEVGAQARRFKVGDKVGVGCFVNSCKECAPCSDHHEQFCKKAVFTYDCKDYFHNDEPHMGGYSNCIVVDEDYIIRVPHDAPLEKVAPLLCAGITTYSPLKFSSVKEGSKVGIAGFGGLGHMGLKYALAMGAEVSVIGRSEAKKEMALKMGAKHYYSDVKDAKGANLDLIISTIPTPYNMADYLNVLAYGGEFAIVGLPPRDKPITLSASNFVWHANKKVYGSLIGGIKETQEMLDFSVLHNIYPEIELVTGKDIDRVYYDLTHSNAQFRHVIDMKKSF, from the coding sequence ATGTCTGCACGCATTGAAGCTAAAGGTTTTGCAATCCATTCTAAAGAGGGCAAATTTGCCGAACACCACTTCACCCGCCACGCTGTGGGTGAAAAAGATGTGTTGATTGATATTCATTACTGCGGGATTTGCCACAGCGACATCCACTCTGCCTACAGCGAGTGGCATGACGGCATCTACCCTATGATCCCCGGTCATGAAATTGCGGGTGTGGTTAAGGAAGTGGGCGCACAGGCACGCAGGTTTAAAGTGGGGGATAAAGTGGGTGTGGGTTGTTTTGTCAATTCTTGTAAAGAGTGTGCCCCTTGCAGTGATCACCACGAACAATTTTGCAAAAAAGCGGTGTTCACCTACGATTGCAAGGACTATTTTCACAATGACGAGCCCCACATGGGAGGGTATTCTAATTGTATTGTGGTGGATGAAGACTACATCATCCGTGTCCCCCACGATGCGCCCCTAGAAAAAGTCGCCCCCCTGCTCTGTGCGGGCATCACCACCTACTCCCCTTTAAAATTCTCCAGTGTTAAAGAAGGCTCAAAAGTGGGCATTGCTGGCTTTGGCGGGCTGGGGCATATGGGCTTGAAATACGCCTTGGCAATGGGGGCTGAAGTGAGCGTGATCGGGCGTAGCGAGGCTAAAAAAGAAATGGCGTTAAAAATGGGCGCAAAACACTATTACAGCGATGTCAAAGACGCAAAGGGGGCTAATTTGGATCTCATCATCTCCACCATCCCCACCCCTTACAACATGGCAGATTATTTAAATGTGCTCGCCTATGGGGGTGAATTTGCCATTGTGGGCTTGCCTCCAAGAGACAAACCCATCACCCTCAGCGCCTCTAACTTTGTGTGGCATGCCAATAAAAAAGTCTATGGCTCACTCATTGGAGGGATTAAAGAAACCCAAGAAATGCTAGACTTTTCTGTTTTGCACAACATTTACCCCGAAATTGAGCTGGTTACAGGCAAAGATATTGACAGAGTGTATTACGATCTCACCCACTCCAACGCTCAATTTCGCCATGTCATTGACATGAAAAAGTCGTTTTAG
- the nadC gene encoding carboxylating nicotinate-nucleotide diphosphorylase, which yields MKDLQIQAFLKDCLAEDLGAGDLFARLVEAKEVQAAVLSKDRGVFSGQVYATELLEMFGLKYAWKIQDKESFNPKQILLEVFGDWRQLLQIERVLLNILQHSSGIATKTAGFVRLLQGLPISLLDTRKTRPLLRVFEKYSVRNGGAKNHRIGLDDALMVKDTHLAHIGDLHAFIAKARQEIPWTAKIEIEASTVAMACDAMQAGADIVMCDNMDIESIKEVVAERNKNYPLVLLEASGNITEESVQAYAKSGVDAISSGALIHQAVWVDFSFKI from the coding sequence ATGAAAGATTTACAGATACAAGCGTTTTTAAAGGATTGCTTAGCAGAGGACTTGGGCGCAGGGGATTTGTTCGCCCGCTTGGTGGAGGCTAAAGAGGTGCAGGCGGCGGTGCTCTCTAAAGATCGCGGGGTGTTCTCAGGGCAAGTTTACGCCACTGAATTGCTAGAGATGTTTGGATTAAAATATGCGTGGAAAATCCAAGACAAAGAGAGTTTCAACCCTAAACAAATTTTATTAGAAGTCTTTGGAGATTGGCGGCAGCTCTTGCAGATTGAGCGGGTGCTCTTAAACATTTTGCAACACAGCAGTGGGATCGCTACCAAGACGGCAGGCTTTGTGCGCCTTCTTCAAGGCTTACCCATCAGCCTATTAGACACGCGCAAAACCCGCCCGCTTTTAAGGGTGTTTGAAAAGTATTCGGTGAGAAACGGGGGCGCAAAGAACCACCGCATAGGGCTAGATGACGCTTTAATGGTGAAAGACACGCATTTAGCCCACATCGGGGATTTACACGCCTTCATCGCCAAAGCCCGCCAAGAAATCCCATGGACGGCTAAGATCGAGATCGAGGCAAGCACCGTTGCCATGGCGTGTGATGCCATGCAGGCGGGGGCGGACATTGTCATGTGCGACAACATGGACATTGAGAGCATTAAAGAGGTCGTAGCCGAGCGCAATAAAAATTACCCCCTAGTGCTCTTGGAGGCAAGCGGAAACATCACTGAAGAAAGCGTGCAAGCCTACGCCAAAAGTGGAGTGGATGCCATTAGCAGCGGTGCGCTCATCCACCAAGCGGTGTGGGTGGATTTTAGCTTTAAAATTTAG
- the rimM gene encoding ribosome maturation factor RimM (Essential for efficient processing of 16S rRNA), translated as MALAIKSWSWQLKTPMCSNLLVVGLLGRAVGLKGGLKLNLQSNCLECLTLGASVQVSSPLKPSQTYQIHAYEPKTSLLFLEGVSTREQAQELTGSTLKMSEEETLRLCKLQEGEFLAFQLVGLEVVEEGDVLGVVLGVESLAGVDYLQVQAPTKKFLIPYIPRYIVGTDLKARRIHTKDALGLLEES; from the coding sequence ATGGCTTTAGCTATAAAATCGTGGTCGTGGCAGCTAAAAACCCCTATGTGCTCTAATCTCTTGGTTGTGGGGCTGCTTGGGAGGGCTGTGGGCTTAAAGGGCGGGCTCAAACTCAATCTACAAAGTAATTGTTTGGAGTGTTTAACTTTAGGGGCAAGTGTGCAGGTCTCTAGCCCCCTAAAGCCCTCCCAAACTTACCAAATCCACGCCTACGAGCCTAAAACCTCTTTGCTGTTCTTAGAGGGGGTGAGCACAAGAGAACAAGCGCAAGAGCTTACAGGCAGTACCCTTAAAATGAGTGAGGAAGAGACGCTAAGGCTTTGCAAGTTGCAAGAGGGGGAGTTTTTGGCGTTTCAATTAGTGGGGCTAGAAGTGGTGGAGGAGGGCGATGTCTTGGGTGTGGTTTTGGGGGTGGAGAGTCTAGCAGGGGTGGATTATTTGCAGGTGCAAGCCCCCACTAAAAAATTTTTAATCCCCTACATCCCCCGCTATATTGTGGGCACAGACTTAAAGGCTAGGCGTATCCACACTAAAGATGCTTTAGGGCTGTTAGAGGAGAGTTAA
- a CDS encoding YceI family protein — translation MKRLAIGMFLAYGLMHAASLDTSKASMEFTAFKTAHKAGVKGTFDHVVYKFGKDTSSIAKTLDKASATINADQLDLHDATKTKNVKEAFFDLFKDKTLKVIFRNVVEGDKQGTILASVRMNGKSVKVPMSYKIENKELVATGVLDILEFGLSNEFKELAKKCSAQHEKLTWSQVEISFKAPVKE, via the coding sequence ATGAAAAGATTAGCAATCGGCATGTTTTTGGCTTATGGTTTAATGCACGCGGCGAGCCTAGACACGAGCAAGGCGAGCATGGAGTTTACGGCGTTTAAAACGGCGCACAAGGCGGGCGTGAAGGGGACTTTTGACCATGTGGTTTATAAATTTGGTAAGGACACCTCCAGCATCGCCAAAACCCTAGATAAGGCGAGCGCAACCATCAATGCCGATCAGTTGGATCTGCACGATGCAACTAAAACTAAAAATGTCAAAGAAGCGTTTTTTGATCTCTTTAAAGACAAAACCCTCAAAGTTATTTTTAGAAATGTGGTGGAGGGCGACAAACAAGGCACGATTTTAGCTAGTGTGCGCATGAATGGCAAAAGCGTGAAAGTGCCCATGAGCTATAAAATTGAAAACAAAGAATTGGTCGCTACGGGCGTGCTCGATATTTTAGAATTTGGTTTGAGCAACGAGTTTAAAGAACTTGCTAAAAAATGCAGTGCACAGCATGAAAAACTCACTTGGTCGCAAGTAGAAATCAGCTTTAAAGCCCCCGTTAAAGAATAG
- the trmD gene encoding tRNA (guanosine(37)-N1)-methyltransferase TrmD — MRFSILSLFPNLLSFYFEDSILKRALAQGIFSLDLVDMRPFSPHKFKRADFPLVGGGAGQILDPYMVENALESLEKGHVIFLSPVGKPYTQQDAQRLATHQHLILICGRYDGFDERLIETHADEVFSVGDFVLTGGELPALCVCDSVARLLKGTLGNAHSLEKESFSQNLLEAPNFANTYNLAKKPSCTQMPTISAYSKGNHAKIGGIMHDLSIQRTKYFRPPLYCLDRSLQKFCQNNKKGSSK; from the coding sequence ATGCGCTTTAGCATCCTTAGTCTGTTCCCTAACTTACTCTCTTTTTACTTTGAGGACTCCATTTTAAAAAGAGCCTTAGCGCAGGGCATTTTTAGCCTTGATTTGGTGGACATGCGCCCCTTTTCGCCCCATAAATTTAAACGGGCGGACTTCCCCCTAGTGGGCGGGGGAGCGGGGCAAATTTTAGACCCCTACATGGTGGAAAACGCCCTAGAGAGCCTAGAAAAGGGACATGTGATTTTCTTAAGCCCTGTGGGCAAGCCCTACACGCAACAAGACGCACAAAGGCTTGCCACCCACCAACACCTAATCCTTATCTGTGGCCGTTACGATGGCTTTGATGAACGCTTGATAGAAACGCACGCCGATGAGGTCTTTAGCGTGGGGGATTTCGTGCTCACAGGCGGGGAGTTGCCCGCCTTGTGTGTGTGCGATAGCGTGGCGCGGCTTTTAAAGGGGACTTTAGGCAACGCCCACTCGCTAGAGAAAGAGAGTTTTAGCCAAAATCTCTTAGAAGCCCCCAACTTTGCCAACACCTATAACCTAGCCAAAAAGCCCAGCTGTACGCAAATGCCGACTATTTCAGCGTATTCAAAGGGTAACCATGCCAAAATAGGGGGGATTATGCACGATTTATCTATCCAAAGGACTAAATATTTTCGTCCCCCCCTTTATTGCTTAGATAGGTCTTTGCAGAAGTTCTGCCAAAACAACAAGAAAGGTTCATCCAAATGA
- the rpsP gene encoding 30S ribosomal protein S16, with product MTIVRLTRTGRKKKPFYRIVVTDSRKRRDGGWIESIGYYNPLTNPKVVQIDHARLDYWKSVGAKMSERVEKLSKQQA from the coding sequence ATGACAATTGTACGACTTACCCGCACTGGACGCAAGAAAAAGCCCTTTTACCGCATTGTGGTTACAGACTCACGCAAACGCCGCGATGGGGGTTGGATCGAATCCATTGGGTATTACAACCCCTTGACCAACCCCAAAGTGGTGCAAATCGACCATGCAAGGCTAGATTATTGGAAAAGCGTGGGGGCGAAAATGAGCGAGAGGGTGGAAAAACTCTCTAAACAACAAGCCTAA